In Eubalaena glacialis isolate mEubGla1 chromosome 3, mEubGla1.1.hap2.+ XY, whole genome shotgun sequence, the following are encoded in one genomic region:
- the SLC26A9 gene encoding solute carrier family 26 member 9, whose translation MSQPRPRYVVDRATYSLTLFDDEFEKKDRTYPLGEKLRSAFRCSSAKIKTTLFRLLPVLSWLPKYKIKDYIIPDLLGGISGGSIQVPQGMAFALLANLPAVNGLYSSFFPLLTYFFLGGIHQMVPGTFAVISILVGNICLQLAPESKFRVFNNATNESHVDTVAMETERLHVSATLACLTAIIQMGLGFVQFGFVAIYLSESFIRGFMTAAGLQILISVLKYIFGLTIPSYTGPGSIVFTFIDICKNLPHTNVASLLFALISSVFLVLVKELNTRFMHKIRFPIPTEMIVVVVATAISGGCKMPKKYHMQIVGEIQRGFPTPVLPVVSQWQDMIGTAFSLAIVGYVINLAVGRTLASKHGYDVDSNQEMIALGCSNFFGSFFKIHVICCALSVTLAVDGAGGKSQMSSLCVSLVVMITMLVLGSYLYPLPKAVLGALIAVNLKNSLKQLADPYYLWRKSKLDCCIWVVSFLSAFFLSLPYGVAVGVAFSILVVIFQTQFRNGYTLAQVMDTDIYVNPKTYNRVQEIQGIKIITYCSPLYFANSEIFRQKVTAKTGVDPQKVLLAKQKYLKRQEKGRTVPMQQRKSLFMKTKTVSLQELQQDFENGSPTDPNNNQTPANGASVSYITFSPDSSTAASCEPPASAEPSDILASVPPFVTFHTLIFDMSGVSFVDLMGIKALAKLSSTYGRIGVKVFLVNIHAQVYNDINHGGVFEDGCLERNHVFPSIHDAVLFAQAKAREVAPGRNFQGAPVDPELSLYDSEEDSPSCWDLEQEMFGSMFHAETLTAL comes from the exons ATGAGCCAGCCCAGGCCCCGCTACGTGGTAGACAGAGCTACCTACTCCCTCACCCTCTTCGATGATGAGTTTGAGAAGAAGGATCGGACATACCCACTGGGAGAAAAACTTCGCAGTGCCTTCAG ATGTTCCTCGGCCAAGATCAAAACCACACTGTTCAGGCTGCTCCCTGTGCTCTCTTGGCTCCCCAAGTACAAGATCAAAGATTACATCATCCCTGACCTTCTTGGCGGCATCAGCGGTGGATCCATCCAGGTCCCACAAG GCATGGCGTTTGCTCTGCTGGCCAACCTTCCTGCAGTCAACGGCCTCTActcctccttcttccccctcctGACCTACTTCTTCCTGGGGGGTATCCACCAGATGGTGCCAG GTACATTTGCCGTTATCAGCATCCTGGTGGGTAACATCTGTCTGCAGCTGGCCCCAGAGTCGAAATTCCGGGTCTTCAACAATGCCACCAATGAGAGCCATGTGGACACAGTGGCCATGGAGACCGAGAGGCTGCACGTGTCGGCAACGCTAGCCTGCCTGACTGCCATCATCCAG ATGGGCCTGGGCTTCGTGCAGTTCGGTTTTGTGGCCATCTACCTCTCTGAGTCCTTCATCCGGGGCTTCATGACAGCCGCTGGCCTGCAGATCCTGATCTCCGTGCTCAAGTACATCTTTGGACTGACCATCCCCTCCTACACAGGCCCAGGGTCCATCGTCTTT ACCTTCATTGACATTTGCAAAAACCTTCCCCACACCAACGTCGCCTCGCTCCTCTTCGCCCTCATCAGCAGCGTGTTCCTGGTGCTGGTGAAGGAGCTCAACACCCGCTTCATGCACAAGATCCGCTTCCCCATCCCTACAGAAATGATTGTG GTAGTGGTGGCAACAGCTATCTCTGGGGGCTGCAAGATGCCCAAAAAGTATCACATGCAGATCGTGGGAGAGATCCAACGAGG GTTCCCCACTCCCGTGTTGCCTGTGGTTTCACAGTGGCAGGACATGATTGGCACAGCCTTCTCCCTGGCCATTGTGGGCTACGTCATCAACTTGGCTGTGGGCCGGACCCTGGCCAGCAAGCACGGCTATGACGTGGATTCTAACCAG GAGATGATCGCCCTGGGCTGCAGCAACTTCTTCGGCTCCTTCTTTAAAATCCATGTCATTTGCTGTGCTCTCTCTGTCACTCTGGCTgtggatggagctggaggaaaatCCCAG ATGTCAAGCCTGTGCGTCTCCCTGGTGGTGATGATCACGATGTTGGTCCTGGGGTCCTATCTCTACCCTCTCCCCAAG GCTGTGCTAGGAGCCCTGATTGCTGTCAACCTCAAGAACTCCCTCAAGCAACTCGCCGACCCCTACTACCTGTGGAGGAAGAGCAAGCTGGACTGT TGCATCTGGGTGGTGAGCTTCCTCTCTGCCTTCTTCCTGAGCCTGCCGTATGGTGTGGCAGTGGGTGTCGCCTTCTCCATCCTGGTTGTGATCTTCCAGACCCAGTT TCGAAATGGCTATACTTTGGCCCAAGTCATGGACACTGACATTTATGTGAATCCCAAGACCTATAATAGG GTCCAGGAAATCCAAGGGATAAAGATCATCACTTACTGCTCCCCACTCTACTTTGCCAACTCGGAAATCTTCAGGCAAAAGGTCACTGCCAAG ACAGGTGTGGACCCCCAGAAAGTATTGCTGGCCAAGCAAAAATACCTCAAGAGGCAGGAGAAGGGGAGAACGGTGCCCATGCAACAGAGGAAGTCCCTATTTATGAAAACCAAG ACTGTCTCCCTGCAGGAGCTTCAGCAGGACTTTGAGAATGGCTCCCCAACTGACCCCAACAACAACCAGACGCCTGCTAATGGCGCCAGCGTGTCCTACATCACCTTCAGCCCTGACAGCTCCACAGCTGCCAGCTGTGAGCCCCCGGCCTCTGCTGAGCCCAGTGACATCCTGGCCAGCGTCCCACCCTTTGTCACCTTCCACACCCTCATCTTCGACATGAGTGGGGTCAGCTTTGTGGACTTGATGGGCATCAAAGCCCTGGCCAAG CTGAGCTCCACCTATGGGAGGATCGGTGTGAAGGTCTTCTTGGTGAACATTCATG ccCAGGTGTACAATGACATTAACCATGGTGGCGTCTTCGAAGATGGGTGTCTAGAGCGCAACCACGTCTTTCCCAGCATACACGACGCAGTCCTGTTTGCCCAGGCAAAGGCCAGGGAAGTGGCCCCAGGACGCAACTTCCAAGGG GCTCCAGTGGACCCTGAGCTCTCTTTGTACGATTCGGAGGAGGACAGTCCCAGCTGCTGGGACTTAGAGCAG GAGATGTTCGGCAGCATGTTTCATGCAGAGACCCTGACCGCCCTGTGA